In Nitratireductor basaltis, the following are encoded in one genomic region:
- a CDS encoding DUF7282 domain-containing protein — MKYLLMTAASAVFLAGSAFAQTSPDTDTNDNNMTDMMPGIDVSNAMIDGNKITGVTVTSNQPAYVVIHNEGEGAPPASLGHMRVEPGETSDLSIEADGELDPASGITLMLHYETNDNNTYDFGPGSTDVDTPAMGADGPINVPLQ; from the coding sequence ATGAAATATCTGCTGATGACGGCTGCTTCGGCCGTGTTTCTGGCCGGTTCTGCGTTCGCGCAGACTTCGCCGGACACCGATACCAATGACAACAACATGACCGACATGATGCCCGGCATCGACGTCTCCAATGCCATGATTGACGGCAACAAGATCACCGGCGTGACGGTCACGAGCAACCAGCCGGCCTATGTGGTCATACACAATGAGGGCGAGGGCGCACCGCCGGCATCGCTTGGTCACATGCGTGTGGAGCCCGGTGAAACATCCGACCTTTCGATAGAAGCGGACGGTGAACTCGATCCCGCCAGCGGCATAACCCTGATGCTGCACTACGAGACGAACGACAACAACACCTATGACTTCGGCCCCGGTTCCACGGATGTGGATACGCCCGCCATGGGCGCGGATGGCCCGATCAACGTGCCACTTCAGTAA
- a CDS encoding MerR family transcriptional regulator has translation MEKSADAFRTISEVAEELDLPQHVLRFWETRFAQIKPMKRGGGRRYYRPQDVELIKGIRHMLYDQGYTIKGVQKLLRENGNQFVIAIGRGDVAAVEAIAAQKIAEAEAKGEKSGDEEMLVGTPKVKPNRRFFGLSRGEEEGPVKDGEKLTRENRALLQETLFDLLECKRLLDQVR, from the coding sequence ATGGAGAAGAGCGCGGACGCATTCAGAACCATCAGCGAGGTTGCTGAGGAGTTGGACCTGCCACAGCACGTCCTGCGCTTCTGGGAGACGCGTTTCGCGCAGATCAAGCCCATGAAGCGCGGCGGCGGGCGCCGATATTACCGCCCGCAGGATGTCGAACTGATCAAGGGCATCCGTCACATGCTTTATGACCAGGGCTACACCATCAAGGGCGTCCAGAAGCTTCTGCGTGAGAACGGCAACCAGTTCGTCATCGCCATCGGTCGCGGCGATGTTGCCGCGGTGGAAGCCATCGCTGCCCAGAAAATCGCCGAGGCAGAAGCAAAGGGCGAGAAGTCCGGCGACGAGGAAATGCTCGTCGGTACGCCCAAGGTAAAGCCCAACCGCCGCTTTTTCGGCCTCTCGCGCGGAGAGGAAGAAGGTCCTGTCAAGGATGGCGAAAAGCTGACCCGCGAGAACCGGGCCCTTCTGCAGGAAACCCTTTTCGACCTGCTGGAATGCAAGCGTCTGCTTGACCAGGTGCGCTGA
- a CDS encoding integration host factor subunit alpha: MGGKTVTRADLAEAVYRKVGLSRTESSQIVEMVLQEVCDAIVRGETVKLSSFATFQVRDKNERVGRNPKTGEEVPILPRRVMTFKASNVLKNQILKAHQDRKKHNGKA; encoded by the coding sequence ATGGGGGGAAAGACTGTGACGCGCGCCGATCTGGCCGAGGCGGTCTACCGCAAGGTCGGCCTGTCGCGCACCGAATCGTCTCAGATCGTCGAGATGGTATTGCAGGAAGTCTGCGACGCCATCGTGCGTGGTGAGACGGTAAAGCTCTCGTCCTTCGCCACCTTTCAGGTGCGCGACAAGAACGAGCGCGTAGGGCGCAATCCAAAGACCGGCGAGGAAGTGCCGATACTTCCCCGCCGCGTCATGACCTTCAAGGCTTCGAATGTGCTGAAAAACCAGATCCTGAAGGCACATCAGGATCGCAAGAAGCACAACGGCAAGGCATAA
- a CDS encoding beta-ketoacyl-ACP synthase III — protein sequence MIRSAVRGVGSALPRRVMKNAEFEKFIDTSDEWIVQRTGIQQRHIAGDDETTASLGEEAARKALDAAGMTPDDIDLIILATSTPNNTFPATAVEIQKRLGMTHGFAFDMQAVCSGFVYAISTADMYLRSGQARRAIVIGAETFSRILDWEDRTTCVLFGDGAGAVILEAQEGEGTVEDTGILASCMRSDGSHKEKLYVDGGVSTTGTIGHLRMEGREVFKHAVGMITDVIENVFDQTGLSADDLKWFVPHQANKRIIDASARKLGIAEEKVVITVNLHGNTSAASVPLALSHAVADGRIQKGDLVLLEAMGGGFTWGAVLLRW from the coding sequence ATGATCAGGTCTGCCGTGCGCGGCGTTGGTTCGGCTCTGCCGCGCCGGGTCATGAAAAATGCCGAGTTCGAGAAGTTCATCGACACGAGCGACGAGTGGATCGTCCAGCGCACCGGCATTCAGCAGCGTCATATCGCCGGTGATGACGAGACCACCGCCTCGCTGGGCGAGGAAGCTGCACGCAAGGCGCTGGATGCAGCAGGCATGACGCCTGATGACATCGATCTCATTATTCTCGCCACCTCGACACCGAACAACACCTTCCCGGCGACTGCCGTGGAGATCCAGAAACGGCTCGGCATGACGCATGGCTTTGCCTTCGACATGCAGGCGGTCTGCTCGGGCTTCGTCTACGCCATTTCTACCGCCGACATGTATCTGCGCAGCGGCCAGGCCAGGCGCGCCATCGTGATTGGTGCCGAGACATTCTCGAGGATCCTCGACTGGGAGGATCGCACCACCTGCGTTCTTTTCGGCGATGGTGCTGGTGCAGTCATTCTCGAAGCACAGGAAGGCGAGGGCACGGTTGAAGACACCGGCATATTGGCTTCATGCATGCGCTCTGACGGCAGTCACAAGGAAAAGTTGTATGTCGATGGTGGCGTGTCCACCACCGGCACGATCGGCCATCTACGCATGGAAGGCCGCGAGGTCTTCAAACATGCGGTCGGCATGATCACTGATGTCATCGAAAACGTTTTCGATCAGACCGGCCTGTCGGCGGACGACCTGAAATGGTTCGTGCCACACCAGGCCAACAAGCGCATCATCGACGCTTCTGCCAGGAAGCTGGGCATCGCGGAAGAAAAGGTTGTCATCACCGTGAACCTGCATGGCAACACGTCAGCCGCGTCCGTTCCGCTGGCGCTTTCCCATGCCGTTGCCGACGGTCGCATCCAGAAGGGCGATCTCGTCCTGCTTGAGGCGATGGGCGGCGGTTTCACCTGGGGAGCGGTTCTTCTGCGTTGGTAG
- the plsX gene encoding phosphate acyltransferase PlsX, whose protein sequence is MIRISIDAMGGDHGPEVTLQGLQRVAERRPDARFVIFGRSEAVEPVLAKMPRLAAVSQFHHCDVAVRMDAKPSQALRQGRWKSSMWKAIEAVKAGEADVCVSAGNTGALMAMSKFCLRTMADIDRPAIAAIWPTARSESIVLDVGATIGADAQQLVDFAILGAAMANALFDVERPSVGLLNVGVEEIKGQEEVREAGRMLREAGLDTMDYHGFVEGDDIGKGTVDVVVTEGFSGNIALKTAEGTARQIGGYLREAMGATLMSRIGYLFARGAFSRLREKMDVRKVNGGVFLGLKGLVVKSHGGADDEGFAAAVELGYEMVKAGLFDKTRTTLDLYHARKPGPVSGEAATNI, encoded by the coding sequence GTGATACGCATCTCGATTGACGCAATGGGCGGCGACCACGGCCCTGAAGTTACACTGCAGGGCCTGCAGCGCGTCGCCGAGCGCAGGCCGGATGCGCGTTTTGTCATCTTCGGTCGGTCCGAGGCCGTCGAGCCCGTTCTGGCGAAGATGCCGCGTCTTGCAGCCGTGAGCCAGTTTCACCACTGCGATGTGGCCGTTCGCATGGACGCCAAGCCCAGCCAGGCCCTGCGCCAGGGCCGGTGGAAGTCGTCCATGTGGAAGGCGATCGAAGCCGTGAAGGCCGGCGAGGCGGATGTCTGTGTTTCCGCAGGCAACACCGGCGCGTTGATGGCCATGTCGAAATTCTGCCTGCGGACGATGGCGGATATCGACCGTCCGGCTATCGCGGCCATCTGGCCCACCGCGCGTTCCGAAAGCATCGTTCTTGACGTCGGGGCAACCATCGGGGCCGACGCTCAGCAGCTCGTCGATTTCGCCATACTGGGCGCGGCCATGGCCAATGCGCTTTTTGACGTGGAGCGCCCCTCGGTAGGGCTGCTCAATGTCGGCGTTGAGGAAATCAAGGGTCAGGAAGAGGTCCGCGAAGCCGGTCGCATGCTGCGCGAAGCCGGTCTCGACACGATGGATTACCACGGCTTCGTCGAAGGTGATGACATCGGCAAGGGCACTGTCGACGTGGTGGTCACCGAGGGCTTTTCGGGCAATATCGCCTTGAAAACCGCCGAGGGAACAGCACGCCAGATCGGCGGCTATCTGCGCGAGGCGATGGGCGCAACCTTGATGTCGCGCATAGGTTATCTCTTTGCTCGCGGTGCATTTTCCCGTCTGCGCGAGAAGATGGATGTGCGCAAGGTCAATGGTGGCGTGTTTCTCGGGCTGAAAGGCCTTGTGGTGAAGAGCCATGGCGGGGCGGATGACGAAGGTTTCGCCGCAGCCGTCGAACTGGGTTACGAGATGGTCAAGGCCGGTCTGTTCGACAAGACCCGAACGACGCTCGACCTATATCACGCGCGCAAGCCCGGCCCGGTGTCGGGTGAGGCGGCTACTAACATTTGA
- a CDS encoding YceD family protein: MTTKFDHKTTSTSFPVQVNRLPARGQTVLIELDEKNRQQLAERHDLVAVKTYHAELLAKPWKREGVRVSGTLTAEIEQTCVVTLEPMTSRIETEVSGIFIPEGSRIGRYDIEGGEIVVEAEGEDIPETFTGDSVNVAQLVEEFFALEIDPYPRKPGASVPEPATEEVAEEEGAGPLYEQLKKLQNRH; the protein is encoded by the coding sequence ATGACGACGAAATTCGATCACAAGACCACTTCCACCTCCTTTCCCGTACAGGTCAATCGTTTGCCCGCGCGTGGGCAGACCGTTCTGATCGAACTGGACGAGAAGAACCGGCAGCAACTGGCCGAGCGGCATGATCTCGTGGCCGTCAAGACCTATCACGCCGAGCTTCTGGCAAAGCCGTGGAAGCGCGAAGGCGTGCGGGTCAGCGGAACGCTCACCGCCGAGATCGAGCAGACCTGCGTTGTCACGCTTGAACCGATGACGAGTCGGATCGAGACGGAAGTATCCGGCATTTTCATCCCCGAAGGTTCCCGCATTGGCCGCTACGACATCGAGGGCGGCGAGATTGTCGTCGAGGCGGAAGGCGAGGATATTCCCGAAACATTCACCGGCGATTCGGTGAATGTGGCTCAGCTGGTAGAAGAGTTCTTCGCGCTTGAGATCGATCCATACCCGCGCAAGCCGGGCGCAAGTGTACCCGAGCCCGCAACCGAAGAGGTCGCGGAGGAAGAAGGCGCGGGCCCGCTTTATGAACAGCTCAAGAAACTGCAAAACCGCCATTGA
- a CDS encoding ubiquinol-cytochrome C chaperone family protein, whose amino-acid sequence MLQWLSGTARRNRRAVVDRLYAQIVAAARQPVPYADWQVPDTPLGRFEMLSLHLFLLLHRIRDRKGALADIGQEVTDQFFKDVDHSLRELGIGDMGVPKRIKKLARMFYGRLSSYGEAIDAGDDAALAAALKRNLRPEAEEWDEANHLASYVMKAHEALAAAPDEDIQSGKLAFPEPA is encoded by the coding sequence ATGCTGCAATGGCTGTCAGGCACTGCCCGCCGCAACCGGCGTGCGGTCGTGGATAGGCTCTATGCCCAGATCGTGGCAGCGGCGCGGCAGCCGGTGCCTTATGCTGATTGGCAGGTGCCCGACACACCGCTCGGACGTTTCGAAATGCTCTCGCTGCATCTCTTCCTGTTGCTTCATCGTATCCGTGATCGCAAGGGCGCACTGGCGGATATCGGCCAGGAGGTGACCGACCAGTTCTTCAAGGACGTTGACCATTCCCTGCGCGAGCTGGGCATTGGAGACATGGGCGTGCCCAAACGCATCAAGAAGCTGGCGCGCATGTTCTACGGACGCCTTTCTTCCTACGGTGAAGCCATCGACGCCGGCGACGATGCCGCTCTTGCTGCCGCCTTGAAGCGCAATTTGCGTCCCGAGGCTGAAGAATGGGATGAAGCGAACCATCTCGCGTCCTATGTAATGAAGGCACATGAAGCATTGGCGGCCGCACCGGATGAGGACATCCAGTCCGGCAAGCTTGCCTTCCCCGAACCGGCCTGA
- a CDS encoding outer membrane protein assembly factor BamE, whose translation MEMLLRVRKINRNIVARNLFVLTFGAGAMALAGCSNVAGTLDAKETLTQGYVIDQDALDLVPVGSSRDQVLLALGTPSTTATFDNEVFYYISQKRVRNAAFMRPRLVDQRVLAVYFGADQRVTQIANYGMKDGKLFDFISETTPTGGRDQNFLAQMIAGVAAGGAPSNPLGVQ comes from the coding sequence ATGGAGATGTTGTTGCGGGTGCGTAAAATCAACAGGAACATTGTGGCCCGAAATCTTTTCGTGCTCACTTTCGGAGCCGGCGCGATGGCGCTTGCAGGCTGCAGCAATGTGGCGGGCACGCTTGATGCGAAGGAAACGCTGACGCAGGGCTATGTGATAGATCAGGACGCGCTCGACCTCGTCCCGGTCGGCTCCAGCCGCGACCAGGTGCTTTTGGCGCTTGGCACGCCCTCCACGACGGCGACCTTCGACAACGAGGTCTTCTATTACATTTCGCAGAAGCGCGTGCGAAATGCCGCCTTCATGCGGCCGCGTCTGGTCGATCAGCGCGTTCTGGCCGTCTATTTCGGCGCCGATCAGCGTGTAACGCAGATCGCCAATTACGGCATGAAGGACGGCAAGCTGTTCGACTTCATCTCCGAGACGACACCGACCGGTGGTCGCGACCAGAACTTCCTGGCACAGATGATTGCCGGTGTGGCGGCAGGCGGTGCGCCGTCGAACCCGCTGGGCGTGCAGTAG
- a CDS encoding sodium-translocating pyrophosphatase: MTMLYVVIACGLLSVLYAIWATRSVLAADQGNARMQEIASAIREGAQAYLTRQYTTIAIVGIIVFIIAWWLLGASAAIGFLVGAVLSAAAGFIGMHVSVRANVRTAQASANSLAAGLDIAFKSGAITGLLVAGLALLGVSVYFWILTGPMGHGPTDRLVIDALVALGFGASLISIFARLGGGIFTKGADVGGDLVGKVEAGIPEDDPRNPATIADNVGDNVGDCAGMAADLFETYVVTVVATMVLASIFFTGEAAITLMLFPLVIGAVCVVTSIAGTFFVKLGTNNSIMGALYKGFWATALLSLIAIALVIVFWLGMGTEFQASDQTTFTGLDLLLCGVIGLAVTGLIIVITEYYTGVDYRPVRSISQASVTGHGTNVIQGLAVSLEATALPALVIIAGIIASFLLAGLFGIAIAVTTMLALAGMVVALDAFGPVTDNAGGIAEMSNLPPEVRQTTDALDAVGNTTKAVTKGYAIGSAGLGALVLFAAYTEDLKFFAANAQPGTFFDGVSVNFSLSNPYVVVGLLFGGLLPFLFGGLSMTAVGRAGSAIVEEVRRQFREKPGIMEGREKPDYGRAVDLLTRAAIREMIVPSLLPVLSPLVVFGIIYLIAGKNEAFASLGAMLLGVIVTGLFVAISMTAGGGAWDNAKKSFEDGFVDKDGTKHLKGSEAHKASVTGDTVGDPYKDTAGPAVNPMIKITNIIALLLLAVLAH, translated from the coding sequence ATGACCATGCTTTACGTCGTCATCGCCTGCGGCCTGCTTTCTGTCCTATATGCCATCTGGGCTACAAGATCGGTGCTCGCCGCCGATCAGGGCAATGCACGCATGCAGGAAATCGCCAGCGCAATCCGGGAGGGGGCGCAGGCCTATCTGACGCGACAATACACAACCATCGCAATCGTCGGCATCATCGTTTTCATCATCGCCTGGTGGCTTCTGGGCGCCAGCGCCGCTATCGGCTTCCTCGTCGGTGCGGTTCTCTCCGCTGCGGCCGGTTTCATTGGCATGCATGTCTCCGTCCGCGCGAATGTGCGCACGGCGCAGGCTTCCGCGAACAGTCTGGCGGCGGGTCTGGACATTGCCTTCAAATCGGGTGCGATCACCGGTTTGCTCGTCGCCGGTCTCGCGCTGCTCGGCGTCTCCGTGTATTTCTGGATCCTGACCGGGCCGATGGGCCACGGCCCAACGGATCGACTGGTCATTGATGCGCTCGTCGCACTTGGCTTCGGCGCTTCGCTCATTTCGATCTTTGCACGCCTGGGCGGCGGTATATTCACCAAGGGTGCCGATGTCGGCGGCGATCTCGTCGGCAAGGTGGAAGCGGGGATCCCCGAGGACGATCCGCGCAATCCGGCAACCATCGCCGACAATGTGGGTGACAATGTCGGCGACTGCGCAGGCATGGCAGCCGATCTTTTCGAGACCTATGTGGTGACGGTTGTTGCGACCATGGTTCTTGCCTCGATCTTCTTCACGGGCGAGGCGGCAATCACCCTAATGCTCTTTCCGCTCGTTATCGGTGCCGTCTGCGTCGTGACCTCCATCGCGGGCACCTTCTTCGTAAAGCTTGGCACCAACAATTCCATCATGGGTGCGCTCTACAAGGGGTTCTGGGCAACCGCCTTGCTTTCGCTCATCGCAATCGCCTTGGTCATCGTATTCTGGCTGGGCATGGGTACGGAGTTCCAGGCCAGCGATCAGACAACCTTCACCGGGCTGGATCTGCTCCTGTGTGGCGTGATCGGCCTTGCCGTCACGGGGCTCATCATCGTGATCACCGAATACTATACCGGTGTCGATTACCGCCCCGTGCGCTCCATCAGTCAGGCCTCGGTCACCGGGCACGGAACCAATGTGATCCAGGGTCTTGCTGTCTCGCTGGAGGCAACGGCACTTCCCGCGCTCGTCATCATCGCGGGCATCATCGCAAGCTTTCTGCTCGCAGGCCTGTTCGGCATCGCGATCGCGGTCACCACAATGCTTGCTCTTGCGGGCATGGTCGTTGCACTGGACGCGTTCGGGCCGGTCACCGACAATGCCGGCGGCATTGCCGAAATGTCGAATCTTCCGCCGGAAGTGCGCCAGACCACCGATGCTCTGGATGCAGTCGGCAACACGACCAAGGCAGTCACCAAGGGCTATGCGATCGGCTCGGCCGGTCTAGGCGCGCTGGTGCTTTTCGCGGCCTATACGGAGGATCTGAAATTCTTCGCCGCCAATGCGCAGCCGGGCACATTCTTCGACGGTGTCAGCGTCAACTTCTCCTTGTCCAATCCCTATGTTGTGGTCGGCCTACTCTTCGGTGGCCTGTTGCCGTTCCTGTTTGGCGGCCTGTCCATGACGGCCGTCGGACGCGCTGGCAGCGCCATCGTCGAGGAAGTGCGCCGTCAATTCCGGGAGAAGCCCGGCATCATGGAAGGGCGTGAAAAGCCCGACTATGGCCGTGCGGTCGACCTTCTGACGCGAGCGGCCATTCGCGAGATGATCGTGCCGTCGCTTCTGCCAGTGCTTTCGCCGCTGGTGGTCTTCGGCATCATCTATTTGATCGCGGGCAAGAACGAGGCCTTCGCCTCGCTTGGCGCGATGTTGCTCGGTGTCATCGTGACAGGGCTCTTCGTGGCCATTTCCATGACCGCCGGTGGCGGTGCCTGGGACAATGCGAAGAAATCCTTTGAAGACGGTTTCGTCGACAAGGATGGCACGAAGCACCTGAAGGGCTCTGAAGCCCACAAGGCGTCCGTGACAGGCGACACGGTGGGCGATCCCTACAAGGACACGGCAGGACCCGCCGTCAATCCGATGATCAAGATCACCAATATCATCGCGCTTCTGCTTCTGGCCGTGCTCGCGCACTAG
- a CDS encoding MFS transporter gives MTGQSLHEAKRTALVLAAAQAFVGAATPITISMGGLAGSYLLSADKSLATLPVTSFNIGVALGALPAALIMRAVGRRSGFMGGSIATFAGGVLAAFALFQASFWMFAGALLLVGLGNSFVQQYRFAAADQAPANFKPRAIAWVLGGGVFAAIIGPQLAINTRELFAPVSFAGAFLSVAFLGVVGAFILSFLRLRKEPAETGTPEGGEARPLGVILRQPRFLVALFCGVATFALMSFVMTGAPLAIVGCGFSPDDATLGISWHVIAMFGPSFFTGHLITRFGKERVVAAGMFLLIGCALVALSGIALWQFWTALILLGIGWNFGFIGATAMVADCYRPSEKNKVQGMHDFLLFSLVAFSSLMSGQVYNAFGWDMLNWVIFPVTGLCLISLGTLALRRRRTVQSA, from the coding sequence TTGACCGGCCAGAGCCTCCACGAAGCAAAGCGCACCGCCCTCGTTCTGGCGGCAGCGCAGGCCTTTGTGGGTGCGGCAACGCCCATCACAATCTCCATGGGCGGCCTGGCCGGTAGTTACCTCCTGTCGGCAGACAAGTCGCTGGCAACCCTGCCGGTCACCTCTTTCAATATAGGTGTGGCGCTGGGCGCCTTGCCTGCGGCGCTGATCATGAGAGCCGTCGGACGACGAAGCGGCTTCATGGGTGGCAGCATCGCCACATTCGCCGGCGGCGTGTTGGCGGCCTTCGCGCTCTTCCAGGCCAGTTTCTGGATGTTTGCAGGAGCACTGCTGCTGGTTGGGCTTGGCAATTCGTTCGTGCAGCAATACCGCTTTGCCGCTGCGGATCAGGCACCTGCCAACTTCAAGCCTCGCGCCATTGCCTGGGTGCTCGGCGGCGGTGTGTTCGCAGCCATCATCGGCCCGCAGCTTGCGATCAATACCCGTGAACTCTTCGCGCCGGTATCCTTTGCCGGGGCTTTCCTGTCGGTTGCGTTTCTGGGCGTGGTGGGTGCCTTCATCCTGTCCTTCCTGCGTCTGCGCAAGGAACCTGCCGAAACCGGCACGCCGGAAGGCGGCGAGGCGCGACCCCTTGGAGTCATACTGCGACAGCCCCGCTTCCTGGTCGCGCTCTTCTGCGGTGTGGCCACCTTTGCGCTGATGAGCTTCGTCATGACCGGTGCGCCGCTCGCCATCGTCGGCTGCGGCTTCTCACCCGATGATGCCACGCTCGGCATTTCGTGGCATGTGATCGCCATGTTCGGCCCGAGCTTCTTCACAGGGCACCTGATAACCCGCTTCGGCAAGGAGAGGGTGGTTGCCGCGGGCATGTTCCTCTTGATCGGCTGTGCACTTGTCGCGCTTTCCGGTATCGCGCTATGGCAATTCTGGACCGCACTGATACTGCTCGGCATCGGCTGGAATTTCGGCTTTATCGGCGCAACCGCGATGGTCGCCGATTGCTACCGCCCTTCGGAGAAGAACAAGGTGCAGGGCATGCACGATTTTCTGCTCTTCTCACTGGTTGCGTTCTCCTCGCTCATGTCGGGGCAGGTCTACAATGCCTTTGGCTGGGACATGCTCAACTGGGTGATCTTCCCCGTCACGGGCCTGTGCCTCATTTCCCTGGGCACGCTGGCCCTTCGCCGCCGCCGAACAGTCCAATCGGCCTGA
- the nusB gene encoding transcription antitermination factor NusB, which produces MTEENGQPKTQPGSKPANKRGSARLGAVQALYQMDVGGTGLLETTTEYETFRLGKEIDGETYREADNQWFRAILAGVVENQKTIDPIIRQSLTDDWPLSRLDSTLRAILRAGVYELTQRADVPVAVIVSEYVDIAKAFYNEDEPKLVNAVLDRVARRTRNEGRGKDRN; this is translated from the coding sequence ATGACCGAAGAAAACGGGCAGCCGAAAACGCAGCCGGGATCGAAACCCGCCAACAAGCGCGGATCGGCGCGGCTTGGCGCGGTGCAGGCACTCTATCAGATGGATGTGGGTGGCACCGGTCTTCTTGAAACCACGACGGAATACGAGACTTTCCGGCTTGGCAAGGAAATCGACGGCGAAACCTATCGCGAGGCGGACAATCAGTGGTTTCGCGCGATCCTCGCCGGCGTCGTCGAAAACCAGAAGACGATCGATCCGATCATCCGCCAGTCCCTGACGGATGACTGGCCGCTGTCGCGTCTCGATTCAACGCTCCGCGCAATACTGCGTGCAGGCGTTTATGAGCTGACCCAGCGTGCGGATGTTCCGGTCGCCGTGATCGTCTCCGAGTATGTCGACATCGCCAAGGCATTCTACAACGAAGACGAGCCGAAGCTCGTGAATGCCGTGCTCGATCGTGTCGCACGACGCACCCGCAATGAAGGGCGGGGGAAAGACCGCAATTGA
- the ribH gene encoding 6,7-dimethyl-8-ribityllumazine synthase, with protein sequence MADEQLKLLIVEARFYDDIADGLLDGAKKALDAAGAAYEVVTVPGALEVPGVISMAIDAAYRGGKQFDGFVALGCIIRGETYHFEIVANESARGLTDIAVKHCAAIGNGILTVENMEQARARITKSEGAENAPGKGAAAALAALKMIEIRKSFGS encoded by the coding sequence ATGGCAGACGAACAGCTGAAGCTTCTCATCGTCGAAGCACGCTTCTACGACGACATCGCAGACGGACTTCTGGATGGCGCAAAGAAGGCGCTTGATGCCGCTGGTGCTGCATATGAGGTCGTGACAGTTCCGGGCGCGCTGGAAGTTCCTGGCGTCATTTCCATGGCGATCGATGCAGCCTATCGCGGCGGAAAGCAGTTCGATGGCTTCGTCGCACTCGGCTGCATCATCCGCGGCGAGACCTATCATTTCGAGATCGTCGCCAACGAATCTGCGCGCGGATTGACCGACATTGCGGTGAAGCATTGTGCTGCCATCGGAAACGGCATACTCACTGTCGAGAACATGGAGCAGGCCCGCGCCCGCATCACCAAGAGCGAAGGTGCGGAAAACGCGCCCGGCAAGGGTGCTGCAGCCGCTCTTGCCGCGCTCAAGATGATTGAAATCAGAAAAAGTTTCGGGAGCTAG
- a CDS encoding riboflavin synthase: MFTGIVTDIGEVESVRPLKEGVRLRIRTGYDPKTIDIGASIACSGVCLTVVALPDEQSNDRWFEVEAWEEALRLTTASTWTEGTRINLERALKIGDELGGHIVSGHIDGTARIVERLEEGDATRFRLEAPADLARFIAPKGSVALDGTSLTVNQVEGNRFDVLLIAHSLNVTTWGNRNAGDMVNLEVDTMARYAARLAETANPA; this comes from the coding sequence ATGTTCACCGGCATTGTCACCGATATCGGCGAGGTGGAAAGCGTTCGGCCGCTGAAAGAAGGCGTGCGACTGCGCATTCGCACCGGCTACGACCCGAAGACAATCGACATAGGCGCTTCCATCGCCTGTTCGGGCGTCTGCCTTACCGTCGTGGCGCTTCCGGACGAGCAGTCGAATGACCGCTGGTTCGAGGTCGAGGCATGGGAAGAAGCTTTGCGACTGACGACCGCATCCACATGGACCGAAGGTACCCGTATCAATCTCGAGCGGGCACTGAAGATCGGTGACGAGCTCGGCGGCCACATCGTTTCCGGCCATATCGACGGCACGGCAAGGATCGTGGAGAGGCTGGAGGAGGGCGATGCGACACGTTTCCGCCTCGAAGCTCCGGCAGATCTGGCACGCTTCATAGCGCCGAAAGGATCGGTGGCACTCGACGGTACCTCGCTGACCGTCAATCAGGTCGAGGGGAACCGGTTTGATGTTCTTCTGATTGCCCATTCCCTGAATGTGACCACCTGGGGTAATCGCAATGCGGGTGACATGGTCAATCTGGAGGTCGATACCATGGCGCGCTATGCCGCACGACTTGCAGAGACGGCCAATCCGGCCTAA